A region of the Bacteroidales bacterium genome:
GTATATCATTAACCGATAAAACGCATCTTCGTGACCTATTCCATAGAACTAAATTTCAAAATGACAAAGAACGATTTAGGCTTAATGAGCCAAATTTGTTTAATTTTTAATAGCGTCCCAATTTTAATGGGACACTAGTGAAAGCTTATAATTTGTGAACATCTCTGTTATCAGGTTGATTAGGTGGATTGACGCAGCTGTTATATCTGCAGTATCTCCAACCAGTACAACTAATTGTATGATTACTTTTCTTTTAAATTTTTAAATCTTCTTTTTATGTCCTCAATATCCCGTTTTTCAGAAAATGTTTTCTCAGAAGCTTTCAAGATCATTTTGGCATGTTGGAGGATGAATTCCCGTTGCTGTTTATTTCTTGCGAAGGTGCTTAAAGTTGTCATTGCCTCCATGAGTCTTATCATAACTGAAGGACTACCTTCACCATATTGCCGGATTTGATTAAAAGCTGCATTAAGCATCCCGGAAAAAGAGTGATTAACGGCAATTACCCTTAGTTTGCCCTTCAAGTCGTAACGGTAAGGAGAGGGAAACTCTACCCCGGTAAGATAGCACATCACAGAAGTCAAGTTATCAATACAGGCAATAGCGGTGTATGGGTCGTTCACTCCGGGAGATAATGCCCTTGCAGCAACTTCAACCATTTGATGAATTGAAAATTCAGCATCCTGCAAAGGAGTTCTGACTTTCCCGATAATGAAATGATCCTGTATCTCTTCCTGCATTTCTATATCAAATTCTTCATTGCAAAGAGCTTCGCAAAGTACCATGTCCTGAACCAAAAAGTTGCCTGGGCGCTGATGCAAAATAATTATGCAGTCTTTGTCTTGTGCGAAATTTATCAGCCCTTGCCCGTCAACAGATTGCAAATAACCACTGCTTTTGCACCGAACCTCCTTAATGAAATTATACGATTGTTTCAGAAAGCTGATATCGGGAGCCTGCTTCTCTTCTCCCTGGCCAATTCCTTCCGGAAAGAGCTTTTGGATGCTCTTTGACATAGCTGCAGAAATATCAGAGATCACTTTGTCGGACTGAATACTCATGGAAACATGATGAATAAATATAATGAGCAGGATAATTCCTGCAATAGCAGATGCAAGGGCAGCAAGAACTGAAATTGCCGGAACAAAATTAAAACTATCATTTTCCTTGAGAGAGCTCAATACGATCAGGCAGTACACAAAAGAAGAAACATAGGTTCCCAAAACCACCTGATTAAGTTTATCATACATAAAATTTCTTACCAGGCGGGAACCCAGCTGAGAAGATGCAAGCGTAAGCACCACAAGCGTAATGGAGAAAACAGTACCCGCAACACCCATCATTGCCCCGGCTATGATGGTGAGTATGCTTTTTGCAGAATCAACACTTGCCGGTAACAGATACCGTAAAACACCATCGTTAGGTAATTGGATCCGACTATCAAGGTAAATAAAACCAATGGCCGAGCCTATGGTAATTAATAGCATCAGTATGGGTATAAACCAAAAGCTTGCATTGAGTTTTTCCAATAAATATTGTGGTTTTCTCATCCTTTTCTGATTAAATTAAATTCCAAAATGCCTTGTGTAAAACATTATGGGCAATTGAGCACTAACAGAAATTATTTATTTATGCAGTCATACCACCATCAATAGGATTTATGGTTCCGGT
Encoded here:
- a CDS encoding IS4 family transposase, coding for ISLTDKTHLRDLFHRTKFQNDKERFRLNEPNLFNF
- a CDS encoding DUF2254 domain-containing protein; the protein is MRKPQYLLEKLNASFWFIPILMLLITIGSAIGFIYLDSRIQLPNDGVLRYLLPASVDSAKSILTIIAGAMMGVAGTVFSITLVVLTLASSQLGSRLVRNFMYDKLNQVVLGTYVSSFVYCLIVLSSLKENDSFNFVPAISVLAALASAIAGIILLIIFIHHVSMSIQSDKVISDISAAMSKSIQKLFPEGIGQGEEKQAPDISFLKQSYNFIKEVRCKSSGYLQSVDGQGLINFAQDKDCIIILHQRPGNFLVQDMVLCEALCNEEFDIEMQEEIQDHFIIGKVRTPLQDAEFSIHQMVEVAARALSPGVNDPYTAIACIDNLTSVMCYLTGVEFPSPYRYDLKGKLRVIAVNHSFSGMLNAAFNQIRQYGEGSPSVMIRLMEAMTTLSTFARNKQQREFILQHAKMILKASEKTFSEKRDIEDIKRRFKNLKEK